One Aegilops tauschii subsp. strangulata cultivar AL8/78 chromosome 7, Aet v6.0, whole genome shotgun sequence genomic window carries:
- the LOC109735979 gene encoding BTB/POZ and MATH domain-containing protein 2 has translation MSNAAASAIGATSGDEPSLTASTIDAQAIGSHILRINGYSYTMGLGTGKFITSECFTVGGHRWCLKYFPNGTQKGYPASISIFLCLVHTALDEVKAKFTISLLDQAGNPVPSYIRHGGMWTFSHKQGGNAARGYSDFIRRSDLENHYVKDDVFSVRCDVAVPLGKTVTKAILVSAVRRGV, from the coding sequence ATGTCCAACGCTGCTGCATCCGCCATCGGTGCCACAAGCGGCGACGAGCCGTCGCTGACCGCGTCAACCATCGACGCCCAGGCCATCGGATCCCACATTCTCCGCATCAACGGCTACTCCTACACCATGGGGCTCGGCACTGGCAAATTCATCACCTCGGAGTGTTTCACCGTCGGAGGCCATCGCTGGTGTCTGAAATACTTCCCCAACGGTACCCAAAAGGGCTATCCAGCTTCGATATCCATCTTCCTGTGTCTTGTTCACACTGCTTTGGATGAAGTCAAGGCCAAATTCACAATTAGTTTGCTCGATCAGGCCGGGAACCCCGTGCCGTCTTACATCCGTCACGGCGGTATGTGGACGTTCTCCCACAAGCAAGGTGGTAATGCTGCGCGGGGCTACAGTGATTTCATCCGGAGGAGCGACTTGGAGAATCATTACGTGAAGGACGATGTTTTTAGTGTCAGGTGTGATGTGGCCGTGCCACTAGGGAAAACGGTCACCAAGGCCATCCTGGTTTCCGCAGTTCGTCGTGGCGTTTGA